The following proteins are encoded in a genomic region of Desulfosporosinus youngiae DSM 17734:
- a CDS encoding aspartyl-phosphate phosphatase Spo0E family protein, translating into MSETIEDLIKQIEELRSKLIKVKEGRAYTDPEVIAASQALDEVLDKYQELLLVIEANYRDFDWPYS; encoded by the coding sequence GTGTCTGAGACGATCGAGGACTTAATCAAGCAAATTGAAGAATTGCGCTCAAAATTGATCAAAGTGAAAGAAGGACGGGCTTACACAGATCCTGAAGTCATAGCTGCAAGTCAAGCATTAGATGAAGTATTGGATAAATATCAAGAGTTATTGCTAGTAATAGAGGCAAATTATAGAGATTTCGATTGGCCTTATTCTTAA
- a CDS encoding AI-2E family transporter, with protein sequence MKLKHFFESSLFKKGLSLLLLMGIIIGIKPMMNLLLLTFMFSFILYGIQNYIFLQIVKLIPINRSGITIVIFTFLASGIVFFLYKYIPVLTKQLMFIGTQLSNFDINNYEDAINPQIREAISTSIQSYVVEGGTYLIHSVTNIWKFSLNIFIALILSLFLILEKDKTVKFLNKFEHSKVSFIYIYYKKLGKDFVNSFAKVMETQILISFINSILSALFLSLMGFHQVIGLGFMIFILGLIPVAGVMISLIPLSIIAFKLGGVMKILYVLGMIAVLHAIEAYFLNPKLMSIKTKLPVFFTFVVLLFAEHFMGVWGLLFGIPLFLFLLDILAVEDPDYS encoded by the coding sequence ATGAAGTTAAAACATTTCTTTGAAAGCAGTTTGTTTAAGAAGGGCCTTTCGTTATTACTCTTAATGGGGATAATAATAGGCATTAAACCTATGATGAATTTACTGCTGCTTACGTTTATGTTTTCGTTTATCTTATATGGCATTCAAAATTATATCTTTTTACAAATTGTTAAGTTAATTCCTATCAACCGAAGTGGAATAACTATCGTAATATTTACCTTCCTAGCCTCGGGTATTGTATTTTTTCTATATAAATACATTCCTGTCTTAACAAAGCAGTTAATGTTTATTGGGACTCAACTAAGTAATTTCGATATTAATAATTATGAAGATGCAATTAACCCGCAAATCAGAGAAGCTATCAGTACAAGCATTCAATCCTATGTTGTTGAAGGTGGTACTTATCTGATCCATTCAGTTACGAATATCTGGAAGTTTAGTTTAAATATATTTATAGCTTTGATACTAAGTCTATTCCTTATTTTAGAAAAAGATAAGACCGTGAAGTTTCTAAATAAGTTTGAACATAGTAAGGTTAGTTTTATTTATATTTACTACAAAAAACTCGGGAAAGATTTCGTTAACTCCTTTGCTAAGGTTATGGAAACCCAAATTTTAATTTCATTTATTAATTCTATTTTATCAGCCCTATTTTTAAGCTTGATGGGGTTTCACCAGGTTATAGGGTTAGGATTTATGATTTTCATTCTTGGCTTAATCCCAGTAGCCGGTGTTATGATCTCGTTAATCCCCTTATCAATCATAGCATTTAAGTTAGGCGGAGTCATGAAGATACTATATGTTTTGGGAATGATTGCTGTATTGCACGCAATTGAAGCCTATTTTTTAAACCCCAAGCTTATGTCCATTAAAACGAAATTACCTGTGTTTTTTACATTTGTAGTTTTGCTATTTGCGGAGCATTTTATGGGGGTATGGGGCTTATTGTTTGGAATACCACTGTTTCTTTTCCTATTAGATATACTTGCGG
- a CDS encoding SDR family NAD(P)-dependent oxidoreductase → MLNNKTALITGGGTGIGKAIALLLAKSGVNIALNFSRSEEDALQTCQEVKNLGVRCLTYKADVSKDAEVKAMVSQVTADFETLDILVNNAGMTHFVEHSDLEGMKDEYWDDIFGVNVKGMFFCCRAASSELRKSRGCIVNITSIAGLTGLGSSIAYSASKAAATSVTKSLARVLAPEVRVNAVAPGIVQTRWVEGKEDHIAHLAAGTPLGRIARPEDIAEVVYSIINHAGFVTGQTIVVDGGNFI, encoded by the coding sequence ATGTTGAACAATAAAACGGCATTGATTACCGGGGGAGGGACCGGTATCGGAAAAGCTATAGCCTTATTACTGGCTAAGTCGGGAGTTAATATTGCTCTTAATTTTTCCCGTTCAGAAGAAGACGCCTTACAGACCTGCCAAGAGGTCAAGAACTTAGGGGTCCGTTGTTTGACCTATAAAGCAGATGTATCTAAGGATGCTGAGGTTAAAGCAATGGTTAGTCAAGTAACGGCCGATTTTGAAACCCTGGATATCCTGGTCAACAATGCAGGGATGACTCATTTTGTGGAGCATTCAGATCTTGAGGGCATGAAAGATGAGTATTGGGATGATATTTTCGGAGTTAATGTTAAGGGAATGTTTTTCTGTTGCCGGGCGGCTTCTTCTGAGCTTAGGAAAAGCAGAGGGTGCATCGTTAATATCACATCCATAGCAGGGCTTACTGGGTTAGGCAGTTCAATTGCGTACTCTGCTTCTAAAGCGGCGGCTACCAGTGTTACTAAATCCCTGGCCCGGGTTTTGGCTCCTGAGGTGAGAGTTAATGCCGTTGCCCCGGGAATTGTGCAAACCCGCTGGGTTGAGGGGAAGGAAGACCATATCGCCCATCTTGCTGCCGGCACACCCTTAGGAAGGATTGCCCGGCCTGAGGATATCGCGGAAGTAGTCTATTCAATCATAAATCATGCAGGGTTTGTGACTGGACAAACCATAGTGGTTGACGGAGGAAACTTCATTTAG